A stretch of the Armatimonadota bacterium genome encodes the following:
- the selD gene encoding selenide, water dikinase SelD has translation MTERERVRLTSLVDCAGUASKLGPEDLAQILAWIPPTPDPNLLVGLEARDDAAVYRLDAQRALVLTIDVFTPVVDDPYTYGAIAAANSLSDIYAMGARPFLALNLLAYPQGRLDREVVEEIVRGGTEKMREAGVVVAGGHSLDDPQPKFGYAVAGFVHPERVITNAGARPGDRLLLTKPLGIGVITTGIKREQAGPEAVEAATRVMLELNRAASEAMTEVGVHACTDVTGYGLVGHLHELAAASRVDVRVSASRVPVLEEAWALARKGVFPGGTHRNRRAASRYTRWHPELPETLQLLLCDAQTSGGLLLAVGPDRLVALQDALTARGVQAAEIGEVLEEGEGRIEVVP, from the coding sequence TTGACCGAGCGGGAGAGGGTACGGCTCACCAGCCTCGTGGACTGCGCGGGTTGAGCGTCCAAGCTGGGTCCGGAGGACCTGGCCCAGATCCTGGCGTGGATCCCGCCGACTCCTGACCCCAACCTTCTGGTGGGGCTGGAGGCCCGGGATGATGCCGCGGTTTACCGGCTGGACGCCCAGCGGGCCCTCGTCCTCACCATCGACGTGTTCACGCCGGTGGTGGACGACCCGTACACCTATGGGGCCATCGCGGCCGCGAACAGCCTCTCGGACATCTACGCCATGGGGGCCCGGCCGTTCCTGGCCCTCAACCTCCTCGCCTACCCGCAGGGCCGGCTGGACCGGGAGGTGGTGGAGGAGATCGTCCGGGGGGGGACGGAAAAGATGCGGGAGGCGGGGGTGGTGGTGGCGGGGGGGCACTCCCTCGACGATCCCCAGCCCAAGTTCGGGTACGCGGTGGCAGGGTTCGTGCATCCGGAGCGGGTGATCACGAATGCGGGCGCCCGGCCCGGCGACCGCCTCCTCCTCACCAAGCCCCTTGGCATCGGGGTGATCACCACGGGGATCAAGCGGGAGCAGGCCGGTCCGGAGGCGGTGGAGGCCGCGACCCGGGTGATGCTGGAACTCAACCGGGCCGCCTCGGAGGCCATGACGGAGGTCGGTGTGCACGCGTGCACCGACGTCACCGGCTACGGGCTTGTGGGCCACCTGCACGAGCTGGCGGCAGCCTCCCGGGTAGATGTGCGGGTTTCCGCCTCCCGGGTCCCCGTCCTGGAGGAGGCCTGGGCCCTCGCCCGCAAGGGCGTTTTCCCAGGCGGCACGCACCGCAACCGGCGCGCGGCCTCCCGGTACACCCGGTGGCACCCCGAACTCCCGGAGACCCTGCAGCTCCTGTTGTGCGACGCGCAGACGAGCGGTGGGCTGCTGCTGGCGGTTGGCCCGGATCGACTCGTAGCCCTCCAGGATGCCCTCACGGCCCGGGGCGTGCAGGCCGCGGAGATCGGGGAGGTCCTGGAGGAAGGGGAGGGGCGCATCGAGGTGGTGCCGTGA
- the trxA gene encoding thioredoxin, whose translation MAAKPVEVTEATFEQEVLQSEIPVVVDFWAVWCGPCRMIAPIVEELAAEYEGRIKFAKVDVDRNPNLAIQYNVMSIPTLGIFRGGEMVGRLIGYMPKAELRRRIEAAVGATV comes from the coding sequence ATGGCCGCAAAGCCGGTGGAGGTCACTGAGGCGACCTTCGAGCAGGAAGTGCTGCAGTCGGAGATCCCCGTGGTCGTAGACTTCTGGGCGGTGTGGTGCGGACCGTGCCGCATGATCGCGCCCATCGTGGAGGAACTCGCGGCGGAGTACGAGGGCCGTATCAAGTTCGCGAAGGTGGATGTGGACCGTAACCCGAACCTGGCCATCCAGTACAACGTGATGTCCATCCCCACCCTGGGCATCTTCCGAGGCGGGGAGATGGTCGGCCGCCTCATCGGCTACATGCCCAAAGCGGAGCTCCGCCGGCGCATCGAGGCCGCGGTGGGAGCCACGGTGTAG
- the trxB gene encoding thioredoxin-disulfide reductase — MRNVIILGSGPAGLTAAIYTARANLQPLVIEGSAPGGQLMLTTEVENFPGFADPILGPELMQRMRQQAERVGAEFVSDDAVAVDFSRRPFRITVGNGETYEARAVIVATGARPRMLGLPSEQEYLGYGVSTCATCDGYFFRGKPVLVVGGGDTAMEEALYLANLASSVTVVHRRGELRASKILQDRAFRNPKISFIWNHVVEEILGSGGRVTGAQLRHVQTGETRVVEAEGIFVAIGHIPNTDLFRGQLELDEAGYIVLKRGMMTSVEGVFAAGDVHDRTYRQAVTAAGYGCQAAIEAERWLGAQAG; from the coding sequence ATGCGGAACGTGATCATCCTGGGGAGCGGGCCCGCAGGGCTCACCGCGGCCATCTACACGGCCCGGGCGAACCTGCAGCCTCTGGTGATCGAAGGGAGTGCCCCCGGCGGGCAGCTCATGCTCACCACGGAGGTGGAGAACTTCCCGGGCTTCGCGGACCCCATCCTGGGGCCGGAGCTCATGCAGCGGATGCGCCAGCAGGCGGAGCGGGTGGGCGCGGAGTTCGTCTCGGACGACGCGGTGGCCGTGGACTTCTCCCGACGGCCCTTCCGCATCACCGTGGGGAACGGAGAGACGTACGAGGCGCGGGCGGTGATCGTAGCCACGGGTGCCCGGCCCCGGATGCTGGGCCTTCCCTCCGAGCAGGAATACCTGGGCTATGGGGTCTCCACCTGCGCCACCTGCGACGGCTACTTCTTCCGCGGCAAGCCCGTGCTGGTGGTGGGCGGTGGGGACACGGCCATGGAGGAGGCCCTGTACCTGGCGAACCTGGCCAGCTCCGTCACCGTGGTGCACCGCCGGGGGGAGCTCCGAGCCAGCAAGATCCTGCAGGACCGGGCCTTCCGCAACCCGAAGATCTCCTTCATCTGGAACCACGTGGTGGAGGAGATCCTGGGGAGCGGGGGTCGTGTGACCGGTGCCCAGCTGCGCCACGTGCAGACGGGGGAGACCCGGGTGGTGGAGGCGGAAGGGATCTTCGTGGCCATCGGCCACATCCCCAACACGGATCTGTTCCGAGGCCAGCTGGAGCTCGACGAGGCGGGCTACATCGTGCTCAAGCGGGGCATGATGACCAGCGTGGAAGGGGTATTCGCCGCAGGGGACGTGCACGACCGGACCTACCGGCAGGCGGTGACGGCCGCGGGCTACGGGTGCCAGGCGGCTATCGAGGCGGAACGCTGGCTGGGCGCGCAGGCGGGGTGA
- the serS gene encoding serine--tRNA ligase, whose amino-acid sequence MIDLRKLREDPEFFRWALRHKNRNPGLVDRVLEADRAWRASQHRLDELRAQQNRLSQEVPRLEGEERQHRLQQLRELAASIREAEQETRARREELDRLLLQLPNPPHPSVPAGADERDNVPVRYWGAKPQFDSPPKDHVSLGLGLGILDFERAASTSGTRFYFLRGDGVRLQLALTRFALDFLVAEGFVPVYPPTLVRSQVVLGAMGGAELDEQMVYRVAQDDLCLVGTSEHPIVAMHMGEVLDAAQLPLRYVGISTCYRREAGTYGRESRGLYRVHQFDKVEMVSFAHPDRSWEEHEYLVGLEEGLVQRLGLPYRVVLICGGDLGDPAAKKYDLEVWMPGRGDYGETHSCSNCTDFQARRLGIRFREGDRTDYVHTLNGTALAMTRTLLAILENYQQPDGSVRVPEALVPYVGFEILRPAR is encoded by the coding sequence ATGATCGACCTCCGGAAACTGCGGGAGGATCCGGAGTTCTTCCGGTGGGCGCTGCGGCACAAGAACCGGAATCCAGGCCTCGTGGACCGGGTGCTGGAGGCGGATCGGGCGTGGCGCGCCTCCCAGCACCGCCTGGACGAGCTGCGGGCCCAGCAGAACCGCCTAAGCCAGGAAGTCCCCCGGCTCGAAGGGGAGGAAAGGCAGCACCGCCTCCAACAGTTGCGGGAGCTAGCGGCTTCCATTCGCGAGGCGGAGCAGGAGACTCGGGCGAGGCGGGAGGAACTGGATCGGCTGCTCCTGCAGCTCCCCAATCCGCCGCACCCCTCGGTCCCCGCTGGCGCGGACGAGCGCGACAACGTGCCGGTCCGGTACTGGGGCGCTAAACCCCAGTTCGATTCCCCTCCCAAGGACCACGTCTCGCTCGGCCTCGGGCTTGGGATCCTGGACTTCGAGCGGGCGGCTTCCACGAGCGGCACCCGCTTCTACTTCCTCCGGGGCGATGGGGTGCGGCTGCAGCTGGCCCTCACCCGGTTCGCCCTGGACTTCCTGGTCGCAGAGGGGTTCGTGCCCGTCTACCCGCCCACCCTGGTGCGTTCCCAAGTGGTGCTGGGCGCCATGGGCGGGGCGGAGTTGGATGAGCAGATGGTGTACCGGGTGGCGCAGGACGATCTGTGCCTGGTGGGTACTTCGGAGCACCCCATCGTGGCCATGCACATGGGCGAGGTGCTGGACGCTGCTCAGCTCCCCCTCCGCTACGTGGGGATCTCCACCTGCTACCGGCGGGAGGCGGGCACCTACGGCCGGGAGAGCCGGGGGCTGTATCGGGTCCACCAGTTCGACAAGGTGGAGATGGTCTCGTTCGCGCACCCCGACCGGTCGTGGGAGGAGCACGAGTACTTGGTGGGTCTCGAGGAAGGTCTGGTGCAGCGGCTGGGGCTCCCCTACCGGGTGGTCCTCATCTGCGGTGGGGATCTGGGTGACCCCGCGGCGAAGAAGTACGATCTGGAAGTGTGGATGCCGGGCCGCGGAGACTACGGGGAGACCCATTCCTGCAGCAACTGTACAGACTTCCAGGCCCGCAGGCTCGGCATCCGGTTCCGGGAGGGGGACCGCACGGACTACGTGCACACCCTCAACGGCACCGCTCTCGCCATGACCCGAACCCTGCTGGCCATTCTGGAGAACTACCAGCAGCCGGACGGAAGCGTCCGGGTTCCGGAAGCCCTGGTGCCGTATGTGGGCTTCGAGATCCTGCGTCCCGCGCGTTAG
- a CDS encoding alanine--glyoxylate aminotransferase family protein: MEDLLLIPGPTPVPSSVRAASARPLVNHRSAAFARVLREVLEGMRWVYRTSAPVLPYASSGTGVLEAAVVNTLSPGDSVLALVCGAFGDRFARIAEVYGARVIRVEVEWGSAVPPDLVAEQLRRNPDVRAVLVTHNETSTGIANDLKAIARARGDHPALLLVDAVSSLGAVPLEMDAWGLDVVVAASQKALGCPPGVGFAAASDRAWEAHRAARMPRFYWDFTLLLTSLEQEIPETPFTPAISIFYALQEGLRLLREEGLEASFARHRRLARAVRAGVEALGLRPVGDSAHASSAVTAVWAPEGTSVRALVDAMYERHRIVLAGGQGKLSGRVFRIGHLGHVRPEDILRCMEALEDVLTLLGVPVARGSGVRAAEEALQEVTV, encoded by the coding sequence ATGGAGGACCTGCTGCTGATCCCGGGACCCACTCCGGTCCCGTCGTCCGTACGGGCGGCTTCTGCTCGCCCCCTGGTGAACCACCGGAGCGCAGCCTTCGCCCGGGTCCTCCGGGAGGTGCTGGAGGGGATGCGGTGGGTGTACCGGACGAGCGCTCCCGTACTCCCCTACGCCTCCTCCGGGACCGGGGTGCTGGAGGCCGCGGTGGTGAACACCCTTTCCCCGGGGGACTCCGTGCTGGCCCTGGTGTGCGGAGCCTTCGGAGATCGGTTCGCGCGGATCGCGGAGGTTTACGGGGCCCGTGTCATCCGGGTGGAGGTAGAGTGGGGGAGTGCGGTTCCGCCGGATCTGGTGGCGGAGCAGCTGCGCCGCAATCCGGACGTGCGCGCGGTGCTGGTGACCCATAACGAGACCTCCACGGGCATTGCCAACGACCTCAAGGCCATCGCCCGAGCACGGGGAGACCATCCGGCGCTGCTGCTGGTGGATGCGGTCTCCTCCCTGGGTGCCGTGCCCCTGGAGATGGACGCTTGGGGCCTGGACGTGGTGGTGGCCGCCAGCCAGAAGGCTCTTGGTTGCCCTCCTGGGGTGGGCTTCGCGGCCGCAAGCGACCGGGCCTGGGAGGCCCACCGGGCCGCCCGCATGCCCCGCTTCTACTGGGACTTCACCCTGCTCCTGACCTCCCTGGAGCAGGAGATCCCGGAGACGCCCTTTACCCCTGCCATCTCCATCTTCTATGCCCTCCAGGAGGGGCTGCGGTTGCTGCGGGAGGAGGGACTGGAGGCCAGCTTCGCCCGCCATCGCCGGCTCGCGCGGGCGGTACGGGCGGGGGTAGAGGCGCTGGGATTGCGGCCCGTGGGGGATAGCGCCCACGCCAGCAGCGCGGTCACCGCGGTATGGGCTCCGGAGGGTACCAGTGTCCGGGCCCTGGTGGACGCCATGTACGAGCGCCACCGCATCGTGCTGGCAGGCGGGCAGGGCAAGCTCAGCGGCAGGGTCTTCCGGATCGGGCATCTGGGGCACGTCCGTCCGGAGGACATTCTCCGGTGCATGGAAGCTCTGGAGGATGTGCTCACCCTCCTCGGCGTTCCCGTCGCCCGTGGCTCGGGCGTGCGGGCCGCGGAGGAGGCCCTGCAGGAGGTGACGGTCTAG
- a CDS encoding archease: protein MPFEVLEHTAEVGLRVEAESLEGLFRDLCMGLFSLITDPAAVRPERAWEVTVEAPDRVALAVEWLNELLHLNGRDGLVAHEAEILEVSNGRLRARVYGEPFDPQRHPRGIEVKAATYHQARVEREGAHWVAVVYVDV from the coding sequence ATGCCGTTCGAGGTCCTGGAGCACACCGCGGAAGTTGGCCTGCGGGTAGAGGCGGAGAGCCTGGAAGGCCTGTTCCGGGACCTGTGCATGGGTCTGTTTTCCCTCATCACGGATCCCGCCGCGGTGCGCCCGGAGCGCGCCTGGGAGGTGACCGTGGAGGCCCCGGACCGGGTGGCTCTAGCCGTGGAGTGGCTCAACGAGCTCCTCCACCTCAACGGTCGGGACGGCCTGGTGGCCCATGAAGCCGAGATCCTGGAGGTCTCCAACGGTCGCCTGCGGGCCCGGGTCTACGGAGAGCCCTTCGATCCACAGCGTCACCCCCGCGGCATCGAGGTGAAGGCCGCCACCTATCACCAAGCCCGGGTGGAGCGGGAAGGGGCTCACTGGGTGGCGGTGGTGTACGTGGACGTGTAG
- a CDS encoding site-2 protease family protein produces MGGSFRIGKILGITVQVHYTWFVALWALAFSLARGVFPEQIPGLPSETYWTMGAVGAVLLFSSVLVHELGHALVARLYQIPTRSITLFLFGGVAHIAREPERPGHEFWVAIAGPATSLGLAGVFWVLTPRGEPAPATALMGYLAWANLLLAAFNMLPAFPLDGGRVLRAVLWAFYGYERATRIVTLLGQVTAGAFILLGVVGVFTGRVLNGLWLILIGWFLEQAASASYQQAVLRRILGGIRVADIMTREVRVLPAELTLEEAVHDYFLPYKHGGYPVVYGERLVGIFTLHDLRRVPRERWREVRVREAMTPIAQAKAVRPELSAYEALARMLQDGVGRLLVVDEEGDLVGLVTRSDLMHLIRVRAELGVD; encoded by the coding sequence GTGGGCGGATCCTTCCGAATCGGGAAGATCCTGGGGATCACCGTCCAGGTGCACTACACCTGGTTCGTGGCCCTCTGGGCCCTCGCGTTCTCCCTGGCCCGTGGCGTTTTCCCGGAGCAGATCCCAGGGCTCCCGTCCGAGACGTACTGGACCATGGGAGCGGTGGGCGCGGTGCTGCTCTTCAGCTCCGTGCTGGTGCACGAATTGGGGCACGCCCTCGTGGCCCGGCTTTACCAGATTCCTACCCGCAGCATCACCCTCTTCCTCTTCGGCGGGGTGGCCCACATTGCCAGGGAGCCGGAGCGACCCGGACACGAGTTCTGGGTGGCTATCGCGGGTCCCGCCACCTCCCTCGGTCTCGCGGGCGTCTTCTGGGTCCTCACCCCCCGGGGGGAACCTGCGCCCGCCACCGCCCTTATGGGGTACCTCGCGTGGGCCAATCTCCTGCTCGCGGCCTTCAACATGCTCCCCGCTTTCCCCCTGGACGGGGGGCGGGTGCTGCGGGCGGTTCTGTGGGCCTTCTATGGATACGAGCGGGCCACGAGGATCGTCACCTTGCTGGGGCAGGTTACCGCGGGCGCCTTCATCCTCCTCGGGGTGGTGGGCGTGTTTACGGGCCGCGTGCTCAACGGACTGTGGCTCATCCTCATCGGGTGGTTTCTGGAGCAGGCGGCCTCTGCCAGCTACCAGCAGGCGGTTCTGCGGCGAATCCTGGGTGGGATCCGGGTGGCGGACATCATGACCCGGGAGGTGCGGGTGCTCCCCGCGGAACTTACCTTGGAGGAGGCGGTACACGACTACTTCCTCCCCTACAAGCACGGCGGATATCCGGTGGTGTACGGGGAACGGCTCGTGGGTATTTTCACCCTGCACGACCTCCGGCGGGTGCCCCGGGAACGGTGGCGGGAGGTCCGGGTGCGGGAGGCCATGACGCCCATCGCGCAGGCGAAGGCGGTGCGGCCGGAGCTCAGCGCCTACGAGGCCCTGGCCCGCATGCTGCAGGACGGGGTCGGGCGGCTGCTGGTGGTGGACGAAGAGGGGGACTTGGTGGGCCTCGTGACCCGCAGCGATCTCATGCACCTCATCCGGGTGCGCGCGGAGCTGGGCGTGGACTAG
- a CDS encoding J domain-containing protein — MAGEFRKDVDYYEVLQVHPRAHPLVIQKVYHVLMRDLRHHPDLGGDVRMAQLINEAYRVLSDPVQRAAYDRFRAEAGIRTELPGKGQTVTAPLETPAVHAALLAELTDALRALSAWPPRKTPPPFCRAQVGVLEVGPLVQGYRFRFTGPIRTEERAWEGLELRSYAQPERGLWLLLVCAEGTVGGGMLSGPRPALWEESLLGTFLNEVAGGSVDPKEVFRLLQAVEYLDQGDHRRRTRAFGLWLVAVTRTPDRTSLALVPYPF, encoded by the coding sequence ATGGCGGGGGAGTTCCGGAAGGACGTGGACTACTACGAGGTGCTGCAGGTGCACCCGCGGGCCCACCCGCTGGTCATCCAGAAGGTGTACCACGTGCTCATGCGGGATCTCCGGCACCACCCGGACCTGGGCGGGGACGTGCGGATGGCCCAGCTCATCAACGAGGCCTACCGGGTGCTCTCCGACCCTGTACAGCGGGCGGCTTACGACCGGTTTCGGGCGGAGGCCGGAATCCGCACGGAGCTGCCGGGGAAGGGGCAGACGGTCACCGCTCCTCTGGAGACTCCCGCGGTCCACGCGGCTTTACTCGCGGAGCTCACGGACGCCCTCCGGGCCCTCAGCGCCTGGCCCCCGCGGAAAACCCCTCCCCCCTTCTGCCGGGCCCAGGTGGGGGTGTTGGAGGTGGGCCCCCTCGTCCAGGGCTACCGGTTCCGCTTCACGGGTCCCATCCGCACCGAGGAACGGGCCTGGGAGGGACTGGAGCTGCGCAGCTACGCCCAGCCGGAGCGTGGGCTGTGGCTTCTGCTGGTCTGCGCGGAGGGCACGGTGGGAGGCGGAATGCTCTCCGGCCCTCGGCCGGCCCTCTGGGAGGAGAGCCTGCTTGGCACCTTCCTCAACGAGGTCGCGGGAGGATCCGTGGACCCCAAGGAGGTATTCCGACTCCTCCAGGCGGTGGAGTACCTGGATCAGGGAGACCACCGCCGCCGTACCCGGGCCTTCGGACTGTGGCTGGTGGCGGTCACCCGGACCCCGGATCGCACCTCCCTGGCCCTTGTGCCCTACCCCTTCTAG
- a CDS encoding LysR family transcriptional regulator yields the protein MLNVHQLKIFHTVARAGSFSRAAEALGITQPSVSIQVRDLERALGVELFEQIGKRTYLTEAGRVLEEYASRILGLLEEAEQAVREVRGCLGGTLRVGAESTAGTYLLPQVLRELRSRFPEALITLEIHEARRIQEKLLRNELDCGIVGPSLRHEALIYVPYRTDELVPVAAPDSAVARRGELTARELARERLILRERGSGTREVVEQAFRNLGLPISPAMELPSTEAVIQAAAANLGVGIVSRIAVEGALRAGRVVILEIPDFRPVRTLWAVRHGEKRLNALLRTFLDLLTSVQALPVSEGTSTSEAAVS from the coding sequence ATGCTGAACGTCCACCAGCTCAAGATCTTCCACACCGTGGCCCGGGCGGGGTCCTTCTCCCGTGCCGCGGAAGCCCTGGGGATCACCCAGCCCTCCGTGAGCATCCAGGTGCGGGACCTGGAGCGAGCCCTGGGGGTGGAGCTCTTCGAGCAGATCGGCAAGCGCACCTACCTCACGGAGGCGGGGAGGGTCCTGGAGGAGTACGCCTCCCGCATCCTGGGCCTGCTGGAGGAGGCGGAGCAGGCGGTCCGGGAGGTGCGGGGTTGCTTGGGGGGGACCCTCCGGGTGGGCGCGGAGTCCACCGCGGGTACCTATCTGCTTCCCCAGGTCCTCCGGGAACTCCGATCGAGGTTCCCGGAGGCCCTGATTACCCTGGAGATCCACGAGGCCCGTCGGATTCAGGAGAAGCTCCTCCGCAATGAGCTGGACTGCGGCATCGTGGGCCCCAGCCTCCGCCACGAGGCCCTGATCTACGTTCCCTACCGCACGGACGAGTTGGTTCCTGTGGCGGCCCCCGACAGCGCCGTGGCGCGGCGCGGGGAGCTCACCGCCAGGGAGCTGGCGCGGGAGCGGCTCATCCTCCGGGAACGGGGGAGCGGCACCCGGGAGGTGGTGGAGCAGGCCTTCCGCAACCTGGGTCTTCCCATCAGCCCTGCCATGGAGCTGCCCAGTACGGAAGCGGTCATCCAGGCCGCGGCGGCGAACCTGGGGGTGGGCATCGTTTCCCGGATCGCGGTGGAGGGAGCCCTGCGGGCGGGACGGGTGGTGATCCTGGAGATCCCGGACTTTCGCCCCGTGCGTACCCTGTGGGCGGTGCGGCACGGGGAAAAGCGGTTGAACGCCCTGCTGCGCACCTTCCTCGATCTGCTCACGAGCGTGCAGGCATTGCCGGTCTCAGAGGGCACTTCCACGAGCGAGGCAGCGGTCTCGTAG
- the serA gene encoding phosphoglycerate dehydrogenase — protein MEARPRILVADGLSETGLRRLREAAEVEVHRGLEEAALRERIRGVDALIVRSQTRVTASVFQVADRLRVVARAGVGTDNVDVEAATRAGVLVLNTPEASVRATAEHTLALLLALCRNIPQANAALREGEWARERFVGTELYGKTLGIVGLGRIGSEVARRAQSFGMRIIAHDPYLSDERAAQLGVTLVPFEVLLRESDFITLHLPLNPQTRGMLNAEALRRAKRGVRIVNCARGGLVDEEALLGALEEGHVAGAALDVFETEPPRDLRLVRHPRVVATPHLGASTREAQEAIGLEVAEQVLEALAGRLPRGAVNVAAYRTESWDRIAPHLELARILGGLSRQLARGRIRSVEVRLEGELSRVEGQLLSASFLVGLLEGVVERTVNLVNAHVVASERGLRVVEVRQEQAEDFSSLMLATTHTDEGTWVLGGTLFGRREPRIVRINEHTIDLAPAPHMLFVWNLDRPGMIGKVGTILGRHAVNIAGMYLGRAAPGGVAVMVLTTDQPTPPEAVEEIRRVDGIYGVQPVQL, from the coding sequence GTGGAGGCGCGACCGAGGATCCTAGTGGCGGACGGCCTCAGCGAGACAGGCCTCCGCAGGCTGCGGGAAGCCGCAGAGGTGGAGGTGCACCGGGGCCTCGAGGAGGCGGCCCTGCGGGAGCGCATCCGAGGCGTGGACGCCCTCATTGTGCGCAGCCAGACCCGGGTCACCGCCTCCGTCTTCCAGGTCGCGGACCGGCTGCGGGTGGTGGCCAGGGCCGGTGTGGGCACCGACAACGTGGATGTGGAGGCGGCCACCCGGGCCGGCGTGCTGGTGCTGAACACCCCGGAGGCCAGCGTGCGGGCCACCGCGGAGCACACCCTGGCCCTTCTCCTGGCCCTGTGCCGGAACATCCCGCAGGCCAACGCGGCCCTTCGGGAGGGGGAGTGGGCGCGGGAGCGGTTCGTGGGAACGGAGCTGTACGGGAAGACCCTGGGCATCGTGGGGCTCGGCCGCATCGGGAGCGAGGTGGCCCGGCGCGCCCAGTCCTTCGGTATGCGGATCATCGCCCACGACCCCTATCTCAGCGACGAGCGGGCGGCCCAGCTGGGCGTGACCCTGGTACCCTTCGAGGTCCTCCTCCGGGAGTCCGACTTCATCACCCTCCACCTCCCTTTGAATCCGCAGACCCGCGGAATGCTCAACGCGGAGGCGCTGCGGAGGGCCAAGCGGGGAGTTCGCATCGTGAACTGCGCCCGGGGGGGGCTGGTGGACGAGGAGGCGCTTTTGGGGGCCCTGGAGGAGGGACACGTGGCGGGTGCGGCCCTGGACGTCTTCGAGACGGAACCGCCCCGGGACCTGCGCCTGGTGCGGCACCCCCGGGTGGTGGCGACCCCTCACCTGGGGGCCTCCACCCGGGAAGCGCAGGAGGCCATCGGATTGGAGGTGGCGGAACAGGTGCTGGAAGCCCTGGCGGGTCGGCTCCCCCGGGGTGCCGTGAACGTGGCCGCGTACCGCACGGAATCGTGGGACCGCATCGCCCCGCACCTAGAGCTCGCCCGCATCCTGGGGGGGCTCAGCCGACAGCTAGCCCGGGGCCGCATCCGGTCCGTGGAGGTGCGGCTGGAGGGGGAGCTGAGCCGCGTGGAAGGGCAGCTGCTGAGCGCCTCCTTCCTCGTGGGGCTGCTCGAAGGGGTGGTGGAGCGCACCGTGAACTTGGTGAACGCCCACGTGGTGGCCTCCGAACGAGGGCTGCGGGTGGTGGAAGTGCGGCAGGAGCAGGCGGAGGACTTCAGTAGCCTCATGCTGGCCACCACCCACACGGACGAGGGAACGTGGGTGCTGGGCGGAACCCTGTTCGGTCGGCGGGAGCCCCGGATTGTGCGCATCAACGAGCACACCATTGACCTCGCACCCGCACCGCACATGCTCTTCGTGTGGAACCTGGACCGCCCCGGCATGATCGGCAAGGTGGGCACCATCCTAGGCCGGCACGCGGTGAACATCGCGGGGATGTACCTGGGTCGGGCCGCACCGGGCGGGGTGGCAGTGATGGTGCTCACCACGGATCAGCCCACGCCCCCGGAGGCGGTGGAGGAGATCCGGCGGGTGGATGGCATCTACGGCGTCCAGCCCGTACAACTGTGA
- a CDS encoding tetratricopeptide repeat protein — protein sequence MGVESGFEELLARGERLLEAGELQEAEALLREAVACEPRSARAHSKLGAALARQGRYQEAAAVLHRAIELDPRYAPAYTNLGAVYHEQGRLEEALQAYRKALEVDPEYWIAHQNLAALYRQLGDYGAFVRHMKQATHLMARAQASEGRTGCLPLLLLAALAALGRRAVG from the coding sequence ATGGGCGTGGAGAGCGGATTCGAGGAGCTCCTGGCCCGGGGGGAGCGTCTCCTGGAGGCTGGAGAGCTCCAGGAGGCGGAGGCGCTCCTGCGGGAGGCGGTGGCGTGCGAACCCCGCTCCGCCCGGGCTCACAGCAAGCTGGGGGCGGCGCTCGCACGACAGGGACGCTACCAGGAGGCGGCGGCGGTCCTGCATCGGGCCATCGAGCTGGATCCCCGCTACGCACCCGCCTACACCAACCTGGGGGCCGTCTACCACGAGCAGGGACGCCTGGAGGAGGCCCTGCAGGCCTACCGGAAGGCCCTAGAGGTGGACCCCGAGTACTGGATCGCCCACCAGAACCTCGCGGCCCTCTACCGGCAGCTGGGGGACTACGGGGCCTTCGTGCGGCACATGAAGCAAGCGACCCACCTCATGGCCCGTGCTCAGGCCTCTGAGGGCCGCACGGGCTGCCTCCCCCTGTTGCTCCTGGCCGCGCTGGCCGCCCTGGGTCGAAGGGCCGTGGGCTAG
- a CDS encoding DUF4282 domain-containing protein, translated as MQAEPRGFFEALFDFSFTSLVTTRLVRVLYILTVILTGVWSLFFLLAGLSRGGGAGLVSLVLALLGFLVAVTYTRVLLEVLVVIFRIHENVQELVSRSRAGQ; from the coding sequence ATGCAGGCGGAACCCAGGGGATTCTTCGAGGCCCTCTTCGATTTCTCGTTTACCTCCTTGGTCACCACCCGGCTCGTCCGGGTCCTCTACATCCTCACCGTGATCCTCACGGGCGTCTGGAGCCTGTTCTTCCTCCTGGCGGGCCTGAGCCGGGGCGGGGGAGCGGGACTGGTGAGCCTCGTGCTGGCCCTCCTCGGATTCCTGGTGGCGGTGACCTACACCCGGGTGCTCCTGGAGGTGCTCGTGGTGATCTTCCGGATCCACGAGAACGTCCAGGAGCTGGTCTCCCGCAGCCGCGCGGGCCAGTAG